A window from Ovis canadensis isolate MfBH-ARS-UI-01 breed Bighorn chromosome 4, ARS-UI_OviCan_v2, whole genome shotgun sequence encodes these proteins:
- the LOC138439773 gene encoding olfactory receptor 2A2-like has translation MEGNQSQITEFILVGFQLSKNIELLLFGVFSLLYICNLLANGMILGLICLDPRLHSPMYFFLSHLAIIDISFPSSNLPTLLENLVKHTKNISFDPCTVQMLFNLTFGSIECLILLAMSYDRYVAICHPLQYTVIMNWRVCSILAVACWVCGFALALVQVILLLRLPFCGPQKVNHFLCDIRSVLKLACGDIWINEMFLFADGVLILVGPLALMLVSYMRILWAILKIRSKEGRKKAFSTCSSHLCVVGFYFGIAMIVYMVPDNSQREEHLKILFLFYTLFNPLLNPLVYSVRNAQVKAAFYRVLQKRRTT, from the coding sequence ATGGAGGGCAACCAATCACAGATCACAGAATTCATCCTGGTGGGATTCCAGCTCAGCAAAAACATAGAATTGCTCCTCTTTGGTGTCTTCTCCCTGTTATATATCTGCAACCTGCTGGCAAATGGCATGATCTTGGGACTCATTTGCCTTGACCCCAGACTGCACTCccccatgtatttcttcctttcccaccTGGCCATCATCGACATATCCTTTCCTTCCAGCAATTTGCCCACCTTGCTGGAAAACCTAGTGAAACACACCAAAAACATCTCCTTTGACCCTTGCACTGTGCAGATGCTTTTCAATTTGACTTTTGGATCTATAGAGTGCCTCATTTTGTTGGCGATGTCCTATGACAGGTATGTGGCAATCTGCCATCCCCTCCAGTACACGGTCATCATGAACTGGAGAGTGTGCTCCATCCTGGCCGTTGCTTGCTGGGTGTGTGGATTTGCCCTGGCCCTGGTCCAAGTAATTCTCTTGTTAAGATTACCCTTCTGTGGCCCCCAGAAGGTGAACCACTTCCTCTGTGACATTCGCTCTGTCCTCAAATTGGCCTGTGGTGACATCTGGATCAATGAAATGTTCCTCTTTGCTGATGGCGTTCTTATCTTAGTTGGGCCTCTTGCCCTGATGTTGGTCTCCTATATGCGTATTCTCTGGGCCATCCTGAAGATCCGGTCAAAGGAGGGCCGCAAGaaagccttctccacctgctcctcccacctctgTGTGGTTGGGTTCTACTTTGGCATAGCCATGATCGTTTACATGGTCCCTGACAACAGTCAACGAGAAGAACACCTGaagatccttttcctgttttatacTCTTTTCAACCCATTGCTGAACCCTCTTGTCTACAGTGTACGGAATGCTCAAGTGAAGGCTGCCTTCTACAGAGTATTGCAGAAAAGGAGGACAACGTGA
- the LOC138439774 gene encoding olfactory receptor 2A2-like: MEGNQSWIAEFILVGFQLSEDMELVLFGIFSLLYTFNLLANGMILGLICLDPRLHTPMYYFLSHLAIIDISYASSNLPNLLANLAKHKKSISFVLCTLQMIFNLIFSSMECLILVVMSYDRFVAICHPLQYMVIMNWRVCTFLAIACWSCGLCLAIVQVSLFLRLPFCGPQKVNHFFCEIQSVLKVTCGDIWINEMFLFAEGVFVLVGPLSLMLVSYVHILWAILKIQSKEGRKKAFSTCSSHLCVVGFYFGIAMMVYLAPDSSHREEQKKILFLFYSLFNPLLNPLVYSVRNAQVKAAFHRVLQKKRTV, encoded by the coding sequence ATGGAGGGCAATCAATCATGGATTGCAGAATTCATCCTGGTAGGATTCCAGCTCAGTGAAGACATGGAATTGGTCCTGTTTGGTATCTTCTCCCTGTTATATACCTTTAACCTGCTGGCAAATGGCATGATCTTGGGTCTCATCTGCCTCGACCCTAGActgcacacccccatgtactacTTCCTGTCTCATCTGGCCATCATTGACATATCCTATGCTTCTAGCAATTTGCCCAATTTGCTGGCAAATCTAGCGAAACACAAAAAAAGCATCTCCTTTGTCTTATGTACTTTGCAGATGatttttaacttgattttttCTTCTATGGAGTGTTTGATTTTGGTGGTGATGTCCTATGACAGGTTTGTGGCGATCTGCCACCCCCTACAGTACATGGTCATCATGAACTGGAGGGTGTGCACGTTCCTGGCCATTGCTTGCTGGTCATGTGGATTGTGCCTGGCCATAGTACAAGTAAGTCTGTTTCTAAGGCTGCCCTTCTGTGGGCCCCAGAAGGTGAACCATTTCTTCTGTGAGATTCAATCTGTTCTCAAAGTGACCTGTGGTGACATCTGGATCAATGAAATGTTTCTCTTTGCTGAAGGTGTGTTTGTTTTAGTTGGGCCCCTTTCCTTGATGTTGGTCTCCTATGTGCACATCCTCTGGGCAATCCTAAAGATCCAGTCAAAGGAGGGCCGCAAGAAAGCCTTCTCTacctgctcctcccacctctgTGTGGTTGGGTTCTACTTTGGCATAGCCATGATGGTGTACTTGGCCCCTGACAGTAGCCACCGAGAGGAACAGAAGAaaatccttttcctgttttacaGTCTTTTCAACCCATTACTGAACCCTCTTGTCTACAGCGTACGGAATGCTCAAGTGAAGGCTGCCTTCCACAGAGTATTGCAGAAAAAGAGGACAGTGTGA